One Brassica napus cultivar Da-Ae chromosome C4, Da-Ae, whole genome shotgun sequence genomic region harbors:
- the BNAC04G35470D gene encoding uncharacterized protein BNAC04G35470D isoform X2: MLTHKSGKRYLVSPAEEFIKYFIRKKSHVSFFYAAEELRFEIVSDDDVAKRTVTMSILGTLISEGYKTVKARITVIPREEDITKSCLEYTFEFDKIKNHIRKTEIVESLLTYIDISDTNNNRSDDNFKYNSFDAGYPAEEYFKRKVKAFKEDDDDVTVGGVNRKNKRFTVSFISAPFLSDSYEDGSIFQSMEVTITITPKKDDNSRSRVKWTIKVEKFDYSKEQADFFLIAADHIRETIMAA, translated from the exons ATGTTAACGCACAAATCTGGGAAGCGTTACTTAGTTTCTCCGGCAGAAGAAttcatcaa ATATTTTATCAGAAAGAAAAGCCATGTTTCATTCTTTTATGCTGCCG AGGAATTGAGGTTCGAAATCGTGTCGGATGATGACGTTGCGAAGAGAACAGTTACCATGAGCATACTTGGGACCCTAATTTCAGAAGGCTACAAAACGGTCAAAGCAAGAATCACCGTCATTCCTAGGGAGGAAGACATTACAAAAAGCTGCTTGGAGTACACCTTCGAGTTCGACAAGATTAAAAATCACATCAGAAAAACTGAGATCGTCGAATCTCTACTCACGTACATCGATATAAGCGATACCAATAATAACAGAAGTGATGATAATTTTAAGTACAACTCCTTTGACGCTGGGTATCCGGCGGAAGAATACTTCAAACGTAAAGTCAAAGCATTTAAAGAAGATGATG ATGACGTGACGGTGGGTGGTGTGAATAGGAAAAATAAGAGATTTACGGTGAGTTTCATCAGCGCTCCTTTCTTGTCGGATTCTTACGAAGACGGAAGTATTTTCCAGAGTATGGAAGTAACCATCACTATTACTCCTAAGAAAGATGATAACAGCCGTAGCCGCGTGAAATGGACCATCAAGGTCGAGAAGTTTGATTATAGCAAGGAACAAGCAGACTTCTTTCTCATAGCAGCCGATCATATCCGTGAGACTATTATGGCTGCATAG
- the BNAC04G35470D gene encoding uncharacterized protein BNAC04G35470D isoform X1 has translation MMMRQVEETVLCCLARTNYPSKTDNLFICQENLLLGGVVHKLLRLPCSLFIKYFIRKKSHVSFFYAAEELRFEIVSDDDVAKRTVTMSILGTLISEGYKTVKARITVIPREEDITKSCLEYTFEFDKIKNHIRKTEIVESLLTYIDISDTNNNRSDDNFKYNSFDAGYPAEEYFKRKVKAFKEDDDDVTVGGVNRKNKRFTVSFISAPFLSDSYEDGSIFQSMEVTITITPKKDDNSRSRVKWTIKVEKFDYSKEQADFFLIAADHIRETIMAA, from the exons ATGATGATGCGCCAAGTTGAAGAAACTGTCTTATGCTGCCTAGCAAGGACCAATTATCCGTCCAAAACCGACAA TTTGTTTATTTGCCAAGAGAACCTCCTGTTGGGTGGTGTAGTCCACAAGTTGTTGAGGCTACCTTGCAGTTTGTTCATCAAATATTTTATCAGAAAGAAAAGCCATGTTTCATTCTTTTATGCTGCCG AGGAATTGAGGTTCGAAATCGTGTCGGATGATGACGTTGCGAAGAGAACAGTTACCATGAGCATACTTGGGACCCTAATTTCAGAAGGCTACAAAACGGTCAAAGCAAGAATCACCGTCATTCCTAGGGAGGAAGACATTACAAAAAGCTGCTTGGAGTACACCTTCGAGTTCGACAAGATTAAAAATCACATCAGAAAAACTGAGATCGTCGAATCTCTACTCACGTACATCGATATAAGCGATACCAATAATAACAGAAGTGATGATAATTTTAAGTACAACTCCTTTGACGCTGGGTATCCGGCGGAAGAATACTTCAAACGTAAAGTCAAAGCATTTAAAGAAGATGATG ATGACGTGACGGTGGGTGGTGTGAATAGGAAAAATAAGAGATTTACGGTGAGTTTCATCAGCGCTCCTTTCTTGTCGGATTCTTACGAAGACGGAAGTATTTTCCAGAGTATGGAAGTAACCATCACTATTACTCCTAAGAAAGATGATAACAGCCGTAGCCGCGTGAAATGGACCATCAAGGTCGAGAAGTTTGATTATAGCAAGGAACAAGCAGACTTCTTTCTCATAGCAGCCGATCATATCCGTGAGACTATTATGGCTGCATAG